A region of the Vibrio rumoiensis genome:
TAACGAATCGCGCCCGGATGGAGTGGCGCAGATATGCCATCTTTAATCATATTTTCTTTTTTTAATGTCGCGAATGCTGGGTGTAAACGCTTAAAGGTATCAAAGTTTTCAAATACCGCTTTAGTGATGTTGTACGCCACATCATCGGGCATACGTTTATCGGTAAACACTACCGATAATGTACCAAAGGTTTTGATATCTTTATCGTTGTTTGGGTAGAGATTGGCCGGAATACTGGTGTTGGCATAATAGGACGTATCATTAACGAGTTGATCGATTTTAGGGCCCGTAACCGGAATCAACCTAGCCTGACAAGCGGTGGTCGCTTCTTTGATCGAGGCATTAGGGTTGCCAAGAATTGAGACAAAGGCATCAATCTGATTATCACATAACGCTTGGGCTCGGCTTGCTCCAGTAAACTCTGTCGCCAAAGAGAAGCTTTTTGACGACCATCCAAACTGCTTCATAATTCGCTCCATCGTGGCGCGATCGCCTGATCCTTTATTACCAATATTGACCCTTTTTCCTGCTAAATCTGCGACGGTTTTGATGTTTGAATCATTACGGACAATTAAATTAAACGGTTCGCTATGTAGAGAGAATAGGGTCCTCATATTGGTATAAGGTGAACTTGGCGTGAATTCACTACTACCTTGATAAGCTAGATATTGCCAGTCTGATTGAGCAATACTGACATCATTTTTGCCAAGCCTAACTTGATTAATATTATCAACAGAACCGGCAGAGGATTCGACGGAGCAACGAATATGATGTTGCAAACGTCCTTTATTGATTAGCTTACAGATGGAGCTCCCCGCCGGATAATAAACGCCCGTTACGGCACCCGTTGCGATGGTAATGTAGGTTTTATTCTCTTCAGCTTGGACTGCTACTGTTGAAGTTATGAGTAAGGTAGCGAGCAGTAATGTATAGATGTGTTGAAAATAGGATGAAGGGGTAAGCATGGCGTATTCCTTAAGGCCAATAATGCGAGAAAATGGCGATCCTTCGCCATTTACTACCTAGACCAGTATAGCCGAGTCTTATTGAGAAGTTGGTAGATTGTGAATAAGCATACTGATAATAAGTGTTTAAAGTATAGGGAATGTTAATTTTTTATATGAAAAGTGAGAAGGCGTTCACGACATCTTCATTTCTATTCGAAATTAGAGCGGAAGAACGCCTTTATAACTGAAGAATGAGCTTAACCCGCGTATTCAAATAGCTCACAAACTGAGTCAAATAATTGCTTGGTGGTAATATTTAATGTTGGCGTAATGAAAATAGTATCATCACCAGCAACGACGCCTAGAATACCTTCCGATTTACCTAGAGAATCAAGTAGACGAGCAATTAACTGTGCGGCACCTGGTCCAGTATGAATGACAACAAGGGCGTCATTATGACCAACATCGAGTACTAATTCACGTAAAGAACTTGAGGCGGTTGGAACACCTAACTCGGCTGGTAAGCAGTACACCATTTCCATTTTTGCATTGCGTGTTCTAACGGCACCAAACTTAGTCAGCATGCGAGAGACTTTAGACTGATTAATATTTTCAAAGCCTTCTTCTCGTAATGCATCAACAATCTCGCCTTGAGATCCAAAGCACTCTTCTTTTAGTAAAGCTTTAAAAGAGCGGACTAAATTATCTTGTTTGTCACTATTTCGCATAATGGATTCTTTTAGTGGTACATATAATTTCAATATTTTCGCATAGATGCTCACTAATCACCAAACGATTAGGTCAAGTTTTCAGTAAAAAAAATTGTGAAACTTATGTTTAAATATTCGCCACAAAATGATGTGAATACCATGTTGCGTTTTGTTTTGTGATTTAATTTAACCATTGATTTTTATTATGATTTAAAACTTGATGAGTGCAGTATCGCAAAGCTGATGTTGAATAATTGTAATTAGAATCGACTTATTGTACTTTCGAAGGCATTAAGATTAGGCACAACTAAATTCTTAGGGTGTGTAGTTCCAACTCTCTAAGCTCAGACCTAAATAATGTAAAAAGATAATTAATTTTTCGAAGGAGAAAGGCTCATGAAAGTAGCTGTAATTGGTGCTGCTGGCGGTATTGGACAAGCACTTGCTTTATTACTGAAAAACGGACTTCCTGCAGGATCTGATCTTGCCTTATACGATATCGCTCCAGTTACACCAGGGGTTGCTGCTGATTTAAGTCATATCCCAACGCCAGTTTCAATTAAAGGTTATGCTGGTGAAGATCCAACACCGGCACTAGAAGGCGCAGATGTCGTATTGATTTCTGCTGGTGTGGCGCGTAAACCAGGTATGGATCGTTCTGATCTTTTCAATGTGAATGCGGGGATCATTAAATCTCTAGCGGAAAAAATTGCTAACACTTGCCCAACTGCATGTGTTGGTATTATTACTAACCCGGTAAATACTACGGTGCCAATTGCTGCTGAAGTACTAAAGAAAGCCGGTGTTTACGATAAGAAGCGTCTGTTTGGTATTACAACACTCGATGTGATTCGTTCTGAAACATTTGTTTCTGAGCTAAAAGGCGTTCCACTTGATGGTTTGGAAGTGCCTGTTATCGGTGGTCACTCTGGGGTAACAATTCTACCTTTGCTTTCTCAAGTTGAAGGTGTGGAGTTCTCTGATGATGAGCTAGCTTCTCTAACGAAACGCATTCAAAACGCGGGTACTGAAGTCGTTGAAGCAAAAGCGGGTGGCGGCTCGGCAACACTTTCGATGGGACAAGCGGCGTATCGCTTTGGTTTATCACTAGTGAAAGCATTGAATGGCGAACAAGGTATTGTTGAATGCGCTTACGTTGAAGGTGATGGCGAGCACGCACGTTTCTTCGCACAACCTATTCGTTTAGGTAAACAAGGCGTAGAAGAAATTTTAAGCTTTGGTGAGCTAAGTGCATTTGAACAACAAGCGTTCGATAGCATGCTAGATACGCTAAAAGGCGATATCGCTTTAGGTGAAGAGTTCGCGAAGTAAAATTAGGCGAATCTCGTTTCTCGAAAGCTCGTTTCTTGAAAAAGAGACGAGCTTTTTTATTTTCGGTAAACGACTAGCGAAGCAAACGAGAAGCTTTGCGTTCGAGCTTCGAAAATCTATTTCGTTCTTCTGACTGCCATATGTGCCAGTGTGATTAAGGCTTGTTTATAGTAGGATTCGGGAATAATCGTCAGTTCAGCAATTGCCTTATCGGCCTCTTCTTCTGCACGTTGAGTGGTGTATTCGAGTGAACCAGTCTCATGCATAGCTGCCATAATGGCATCCAGTTTTTCCATACCATTAGAGTGCTCAATCGCCTCACGAATCATAGCTGCTTGCTCTGGTGTGCCGTTTTGCATGGCATAGAGCAGTGGTAGAGTAGGCTTGCCTTCTGCAAGATCATCGCCGACATTCTTACCCATTTCTTTGCCATCTGAAGTGTAGTCCATCACATCATCAATCAGTTGAAATGCCGTGCCTAGGTACTTGCCATAATTTTGCAGTGCGACTTCCGTTTCTTTAGGCGCATCGACTAATAGTGCGCCAATTTGAGTTGCTGCTTCAAATAGACGAGCCGTTTTCGAGTAAATTACTTGCATGTAGCTTTCTTCGGTCGTATTAGGATCGTTGCAGTTCATTAACTGCTGTACTTCACCTTCTGCGATCACGTTTACCGCGTCACTCATCAACTTGAGGATCTTTAAAGATCCTAAGCTGGTCATCATTTGGAAAGAGCGAGTATAAATGTAGTCGCCAACTAGCACACTAGCGGCATTCCCAAACGCTGCATTAGCGGTTTCTTTACCACGACGCATATCCGATTCATCGACCACATCATCATGCAACAATGTAGCGGTATGAATGAATTCCACAAATGCAGCGGCTGTGATGTGATCTTGACCTTGGTAGCCTAAAGCCTTAGCGGATAGTAATGCTAAAAGAGGGCGTAGGCGTTTGCCTCCACCACTAACAATGTAGAAACCGAGTTGATTAATAAGGCTAACTTCTGAGTTCAATTGTGCATGAATGGTTTCATTCACTTTTACCATGTCGTCGGCAGTGAGTGCCTGGATAGCTTTAAAATCCATTGTTCTTCCAGCTGAGAATAGGGCGTGCTAGGCCTAAATTTAAAAAATAATCATGGATTCTACACTAAAAAACATTGATAAACACGAGTGTAAACGGCATCATTAGCGCACTTTAATCAGGCGATGATCTTTTCGCCATTTTTTTTAATATTTATCTTGTCAAAGGCCAAGCTCTCAAGTAGAATCTGCGCCCTATTGATGACAAGTTTAAGCGCACACCTGATATGTTTAAAATAACTAACATGATGCTGTGCGGAAAAAGCGGAGTAAAATATGTACGCTGTTTTCCAATCTGGTGGTAAACAACACCGTGTAAGCGAAGGTCAAACTCTTCGTTTAGAAAAATTGGACGTAGAAACTGGCGCAAACGTTGAGTTTGATTCAGTTCTTATGGTTGCTAATGGTGAAGAAATCACTATTGGTGCACCTCTGGTTGCTGGCGGTAAAGTAACTGCGGAAGTAGTTAAGCACGGTCGTGGCGATAAAGTAAAAATCGTTAAGTTCCGTCGTCGTAAGCATTCTCGTAAGCAAATGGGCCACCGTCAGTGGTTCACTGAAGTCAAAATTACTGGCATCAGCGCTTAATTTAACTAAGGAGAAGCTAACATGGCACATAAAAAAGCTGGTGGTTCTACTAATAACGGTCGCGACTCAGAAAGCAAACGCCTAGGTGTTAAGCGTTTTGGTGGCGAATCTGTTCTAGCTGGTAACATCATTGTTCGTCAACGTGGTACTAAATTCCACGCTGGAACGAATGTTGGTATCGGTAAAGACCATACTCTATTTGCTTTATCTGAAGGTAAAGTTAAATTTGAAGTTAAAGGTCCTAAGAACCGTAAGTTCGTAAGCATCGAAACTGCATAAGTTTCTGTTTACAATTGAATTCAAAGCCCTGCCTTTATGGCGGGGTTTTTTATTTATAGCAAAGTTATATAATAGACCTTAGACCTTAGACCTTAGACCTTAGACCCTAGACCCTAGACCCTAGACTTCAAATATATACTAGGATTTACAGTCTGTGGTCTACACTCATAATAACTTGCCAATAATGCAGGTGGAGTAGCAAATGAAGTTCGTTGATGAATCAACCATAAAAGTAGAAGCTGGTGATGGCGGTAATGGCGTTGTTAGTTTCTGGCGTGAAAAATTTGTTGAAAAAGGCGGTCCTGACGGCGGTGATGGCGGTGATGGCGGTGATGTTTACATGCAAGCCGACGAGAACCTCAATACGCTCGTTGATTACCGTTTTGAGCGTTTCCATAAAGCGGAGCGTGGTAAAAATGGTAGTGGTGGTAACTGTACTGGTAAACGTGGTGCAGATAAAACCATTAAAGTGCCAGTCGGAACTCGCGCTATTGATATTCATACCAATGAAGTAGTGGCTGAAGTGACTGAACATGGTCAGAAAATCATGATCGCGAAAGGTGGTTGGCATGGTTTAGGTAACCAACGCTTTAAATCTTCGGTTAACCGTGCACCGCGTCAAAAGACCATGGGTACTAAAGGTGAAGTACGTGAGTTACGTCTAGAGCTATTGCTACTTGCAGATGTAGGGATGCTTGGTTTGCCAAATGCTGGTAAATCGACCTTTATTCGCGCTGTATCTGCGGCTAAACCAAAAGTAGCAGATTACCCATTTACAACTTTGATCCCAAGTTTAGGCGTTGTTCGAGCAGGCTCTGAACGCAGTTTTGTTATTGCTGATATTCCTGGCCTCATTGAAGGTGCTGCCGATGGTGCCGGTCTTGGTGTTCGATTCTTAAAACACTTAGAGCGTTGTCGCGTGTTATTGCATATGATCGATTTGTTGCCGATTGACGGTTCAGATCCAATCGAGAATGCATTGACGATCATTGATGAGCTTGAACAGTACAGTGAAAAAGTAGCGGCTAAACCTCGTTGGTTGATCTTTAATAAAGTCGATCTACTTCCTGAAGAAGAAGTGGATGAAAAGATCCAACAGATCATCGATGCATTAGGTTGGGATGGTCATTACGCTAAGATCTCTGCTTCTAATAAATTAGGAACTAAAGAGCTCGCTTACCAATTAGCTGAGTTTATGGAAACACTACCTAAAGAAGAGCAAGTGATTGAAGAAGAAGAGAAAGTCGACTTCAAGTGGGATGATTACCATAAAGATGCCATGAGCGGTAAAGATGTGATTACCGAAGAGTGGGATGATGATGACTGGGATGATGACGAAGATGATGGACATGTCATTTACGTTCGTGACTAGTTCATAGATAACGTTGAATAAATAAGCTGTGATTCTTTGTGAATCGCAGCTTTTTTTTTATCCTAAATCATGCTACTGGGGGGCATTTTAGTGCACACTTTAAGCGCTAACTCCAATTGTCGATAAGGTGATTATTCTTATCAGCAATAGAGGTTAATTAATTATCAATGGATTGATGAGAATATAATGATGGATGAAAAACAACGAATAATTACTCGGATGATTATTCAAGCGGGCCAAATGCTTCTGGCACATGGTGCTGAAAGCACTTTAGTCGGAGATTTAATTCGAAGGTTAGGACTGGCAAGTGGAATGACGGATGTTGAAGTATCAATGTCAGCCAGCTCACTAGTGGTGACCACTGTTATGAATGAGCATTGTATTACTACTGCCCGGCGTTGTCCTGATCGTGGTATCAATATGAAGGTGGTTACGGAAGTTCAGCAAATCTGCATTATGCTCGAGCGACAAATTATTGATTACCGGTTAGCACTCTATAAACTCGAGCAGATTAAACCCATTAGATATAACCGTTGGTTGGTTTTATTTATGATTGGTTTATCTTGTGCCGCGTTTGCTCGTTTAGCGGGTGGGGATGTAACGATATGCGTGATCACCTTTATTGCGTCTTGTTGTGGGATGTTTGTTCGGCAAGAAGTCGGTCATCGTAACTTTAACCCATTAGTCAATTTTGCAGTGACAGCATTTGTAACCACCCTGATTTCTTCTCAAGCGGTTATTCACCAACTCGGCAATGTTCCATTCACCGCTATGGCATCTTCAGTACTGATGCTGGTTCCTGGTTTTCCTTTGATTAATGCGGTTGCAGATATGTTGAAGGGTTATATCAACATGGGAATTGCTCGATTCTTCATGGCAAGTTTATTGACCTTTGCTACTTGCTTAGGGATTGTTGCCGCAATGACAGTAACAGGAACATGGGTATGGGTGAGATAATGGATTTTTTGATTGCTTTACTTACTGATATGTCTCTTGCTGCTATTCCTGCTGTTGGGTTTGCTTTGGTATTTAATGTTCCGGTTAAAGCGCTAAAGTATTGTGCTTTAGGGGGAGCGATAGGGCATGGAATTCGATTTGTACTTATGACGTATAATATTCCTATCGAATGGGCCACATTCTTTGCTGCAACGAGTGTGAGCATGGTTGGGGTTCATTGGTCACATCGTTTTTTAGCGCACCCCAAGGTCTTTACGGTGGCGGCGATGATTCCTATGGTACCGGGAGTTTATGCGTTTAAAGCGATGATCGCTCTAGTTGAAATAAACCAAAATGGCTATGATGCACAATTATTTAGTATTCTTATCGATAACTTTTTACAATCCATGTTTATTATTGCTGGATTAGCAATAGGCCTCGCTATGCCGGGGTTGTTATTTTATCGAAGAAGATCAATTGTTTAAAAGGACGATATGTGAAGATTAGCATGATTGCTGCGATGGCAAACAATCGTATTATCGGTAAAGATAATCAAATGCCGTGGCACTTACCCGCCGATTTTGCTTGGTTTAAACGCTGTACAATGGGAAAGCCAATAGTGATGGGCCGTAAGACCTATGAATCGATTGGTCGTCCACTACCGGGGCGTTTAAATATTGTGATTTCAAGAGATGCTTCACTTTCTATTGAGGGAGTTACTACCGTCACTAGTATTGAACAAGCAAAACAAGTCGTTGGTAATGTTGATGAATTAATGATTATCGGGGGAGGCACTATTTATGATTACTGCTTACCTCTGGCTGATTGTCTGTATTTAACCTTTATTGATGCCGATATTGAGGGTGATACTCAATTTCCAGATTGGGGAGATAATTGGAAAATTGTGGAGCAAGAAGAATATCTTAAAGATGATAAAAATGCCTACAACATGCGCTTTATTTGTTTAGAAAAGATTTGCTGACCCAATGAAACGCTCATCGGCTATTTCTAGTTCGGAACTGTGGTTTTTCAAGTATTACCGCTTGGTGCATAGCGCACGTATTGCAGTGGCTTTCGTGCTGATGTTCGCTGCAACGCGTACTCTCGATCTCCATGACATCACTTGGCCACTCATTACATTGGTTGTTGTGATGGGGCCAATTTCTTATTGGGGAAATGTGTTCCCAAGAGCGATTCAGCGTATTTCAGGAACTTGTATAGGCGCGCTTTCCGGTATCGTAGCTCTTTATCTGGAAACCATTTCTATTCCATTACTGATGGTTTGGTGTAGTGCCGTCATGTTTGTTTGCGGCTATTTAGCATTGGGTAAACAACCTTATGCCGGCTTATTAATTGGTATTACGCTTGCGGTAGTATTAGGGGCTCATGAAGGGAGTTTTACCCAAGCTTTATGGCGCAGTGGTGATGTGGTTTTAGGGTCAGCCGTTGCATTGTTTTTTTGCAGTATTTTTCCTCAAAGAGCTTTTATTCATTGGCGTTTAAAGTTGAGTGATAACTTACTGGAAATCAGTAAGGTTCATCACACGCTGCTTTCTCCTAATATGGTGGAACGACCGAATATTCAATCAAAACAAGATCAGTTACGTAGAAATATTATTGGATCGCGTAGTTTATTGTCCGCCGCCAGTGCTGAGACTAAGTTAAATCTTTCTCTGCTAAGCCGGATTCAAACGGGTATCGTGAATAGTCTCTATGCCATTGAACGTTTATCGGATACTTATTGGAGTGACCGAAAAAGTCATTTTACTCTTTTGAATTCATCGGCATTAAAAGAGTGTCATCAGGCGACCGAGTCGATGATAATTCAACTATCTGAGATGATAAAAACAGGCAAGGTTGAAGCTGATGAGTGGCAGTTTGATAACATTAATGAGGTGATTGAAGAGCTGCAAGTATTAGCGAAAGCCAATCAAGTGCAGTCTCAAGCTTCATTATATGGTTATGTTTGGTTGAGTATTCAGTTAATGGAAGAAATCTCACGCTTACATAAGTTAATTGCTCTGGCTCTAAATTTGACCAGTAAAGCACGATAAGTGAATGAGAGGCTTATTGTAAGCTTGCTTGAGTGAACATTTTTTTGTCTTCCCAGCGCAACATAGACAGATGCTCTCCCCACACACAACCCGTATCCAACCCTATCACATTTGCTTTTTGATCATGGCATCCCATCAAAGCCGCCCAATGGCCAAAAATGACGGTTTTATTTAATGGGATACGCTCGGTTACTTTAAACCAAGGTACTAGACGACTCGTATCGACTTTTGCTGGAGGTAGTTTGCACTCCATTTCTAATTGCCCTTGTTGATCACAAAAGCGCATTCGAGTGAACGCATTGATAATAAAACGGTATCGCTCAATGCCTTGTAAATTAGCATCCCACACTCTTGGTTGGTTAGCGTACATGTTCTTAATTAACCAAGCCCAATCATCACTTTGTAAAATAGCGCTGATTTCTTGGCTCGATTGTCTGGCCGTTGCGAGATCCCAGCTAGGCGCAATGCCTGCATGACACATTACAAACTCTTCATGTTCTGCCATCAAGGGTTGTTGACGTAGCCAGTTGATTAATTCTTGGCGATCAGGTGCTTGCAGGATAGGGAGAGTTTGATCTTTAGGCTTAGCATTGAAGTAGCCTAAATTTACCGCCAGTAGGTGTAGGTCATGATTACCGAGAATGCATTTTGCTGAGTCACCTAAGCTTTTGACAAAGCGTAATGTCTCTAGCGACTTGGGACCTCGAGCAACAAGATCTCCCGCTAACCACAGTTGATCGACTTGAGAGTTGAAGTCGACTTGCTGTAGTAGGGCTTGTAATTCATCAAAGCAACCTTGTATGTCACCAACGATATATGTCGCCACAAAGCCTCAC
Encoded here:
- a CDS encoding TAXI family TRAP transporter solute-binding subunit, whose translation is MLTPSSYFQHIYTLLLATLLITSTVAVQAEENKTYITIATGAVTGVYYPAGSSICKLINKGRLQHHIRCSVESSAGSVDNINQVRLGKNDVSIAQSDWQYLAYQGSSEFTPSSPYTNMRTLFSLHSEPFNLIVRNDSNIKTVADLAGKRVNIGNKGSGDRATMERIMKQFGWSSKSFSLATEFTGASRAQALCDNQIDAFVSILGNPNASIKEATTACQARLIPVTGPKIDQLVNDTSYYANTSIPANLYPNNDKDIKTFGTLSVVFTDKRMPDDVAYNITKAVFENFDTFKRLHPAFATLKKENMIKDGISAPLHPGAIRYYKEVGLLP
- the argR gene encoding transcriptional regulator ArgR, giving the protein MRNSDKQDNLVRSFKALLKEECFGSQGEIVDALREEGFENINQSKVSRMLTKFGAVRTRNAKMEMVYCLPAELGVPTASSSLRELVLDVGHNDALVVIHTGPGAAQLIARLLDSLGKSEGILGVVAGDDTIFITPTLNITTKQLFDSVCELFEYAG
- the mdh gene encoding malate dehydrogenase — protein: MKVAVIGAAGGIGQALALLLKNGLPAGSDLALYDIAPVTPGVAADLSHIPTPVSIKGYAGEDPTPALEGADVVLISAGVARKPGMDRSDLFNVNAGIIKSLAEKIANTCPTACVGIITNPVNTTVPIAAEVLKKAGVYDKKRLFGITTLDVIRSETFVSELKGVPLDGLEVPVIGGHSGVTILPLLSQVEGVEFSDDELASLTKRIQNAGTEVVEAKAGGGSATLSMGQAAYRFGLSLVKALNGEQGIVECAYVEGDGEHARFFAQPIRLGKQGVEEILSFGELSAFEQQAFDSMLDTLKGDIALGEEFAK
- the ispB gene encoding octaprenyl diphosphate synthase is translated as MDFKAIQALTADDMVKVNETIHAQLNSEVSLINQLGFYIVSGGGKRLRPLLALLSAKALGYQGQDHITAAAFVEFIHTATLLHDDVVDESDMRRGKETANAAFGNAASVLVGDYIYTRSFQMMTSLGSLKILKLMSDAVNVIAEGEVQQLMNCNDPNTTEESYMQVIYSKTARLFEAATQIGALLVDAPKETEVALQNYGKYLGTAFQLIDDVMDYTSDGKEMGKNVGDDLAEGKPTLPLLYAMQNGTPEQAAMIREAIEHSNGMEKLDAIMAAMHETGSLEYTTQRAEEEADKAIAELTIIPESYYKQALITLAHMAVRRTK
- the rplU gene encoding 50S ribosomal protein L21, with translation MYAVFQSGGKQHRVSEGQTLRLEKLDVETGANVEFDSVLMVANGEEITIGAPLVAGGKVTAEVVKHGRGDKVKIVKFRRRKHSRKQMGHRQWFTEVKITGISA
- the rpmA gene encoding 50S ribosomal protein L27, with protein sequence MAHKKAGGSTNNGRDSESKRLGVKRFGGESVLAGNIIVRQRGTKFHAGTNVGIGKDHTLFALSEGKVKFEVKGPKNRKFVSIETA
- the cgtA gene encoding Obg family GTPase CgtA produces the protein MKFVDESTIKVEAGDGGNGVVSFWREKFVEKGGPDGGDGGDGGDVYMQADENLNTLVDYRFERFHKAERGKNGSGGNCTGKRGADKTIKVPVGTRAIDIHTNEVVAEVTEHGQKIMIAKGGWHGLGNQRFKSSVNRAPRQKTMGTKGEVRELRLELLLLADVGMLGLPNAGKSTFIRAVSAAKPKVADYPFTTLIPSLGVVRAGSERSFVIADIPGLIEGAADGAGLGVRFLKHLERCRVLLHMIDLLPIDGSDPIENALTIIDELEQYSEKVAAKPRWLIFNKVDLLPEEEVDEKIQQIIDALGWDGHYAKISASNKLGTKELAYQLAEFMETLPKEEQVIEEEEKVDFKWDDYHKDAMSGKDVITEEWDDDDWDDDEDDGHVIYVRD
- a CDS encoding threonine/serine exporter family protein gives rise to the protein MDEKQRIITRMIIQAGQMLLAHGAESTLVGDLIRRLGLASGMTDVEVSMSASSLVVTTVMNEHCITTARRCPDRGINMKVVTEVQQICIMLERQIIDYRLALYKLEQIKPIRYNRWLVLFMIGLSCAAFARLAGGDVTICVITFIASCCGMFVRQEVGHRNFNPLVNFAVTAFVTTLISSQAVIHQLGNVPFTAMASSVLMLVPGFPLINAVADMLKGYINMGIARFFMASLLTFATCLGIVAAMTVTGTWVWVR
- a CDS encoding threonine/serine exporter family protein translates to MGMGEIMDFLIALLTDMSLAAIPAVGFALVFNVPVKALKYCALGGAIGHGIRFVLMTYNIPIEWATFFAATSVSMVGVHWSHRFLAHPKVFTVAAMIPMVPGVYAFKAMIALVEINQNGYDAQLFSILIDNFLQSMFIIAGLAIGLAMPGLLFYRRRSIV
- the folA gene encoding type 3 dihydrofolate reductase, giving the protein MKISMIAAMANNRIIGKDNQMPWHLPADFAWFKRCTMGKPIVMGRKTYESIGRPLPGRLNIVISRDASLSIEGVTTVTSIEQAKQVVGNVDELMIIGGGTIYDYCLPLADCLYLTFIDADIEGDTQFPDWGDNWKIVEQEEYLKDDKNAYNMRFICLEKIC
- a CDS encoding FUSC family protein — encoded protein: MKRSSAISSSELWFFKYYRLVHSARIAVAFVLMFAATRTLDLHDITWPLITLVVVMGPISYWGNVFPRAIQRISGTCIGALSGIVALYLETISIPLLMVWCSAVMFVCGYLALGKQPYAGLLIGITLAVVLGAHEGSFTQALWRSGDVVLGSAVALFFCSIFPQRAFIHWRLKLSDNLLEISKVHHTLLSPNMVERPNIQSKQDQLRRNIIGSRSLLSAASAETKLNLSLLSRIQTGIVNSLYAIERLSDTYWSDRKSHFTLLNSSALKECHQATESMIIQLSEMIKTGKVEADEWQFDNINEVIEELQVLAKANQVQSQASLYGYVWLSIQLMEEISRLHKLIALALNLTSKAR
- a CDS encoding symmetrical bis(5'-nucleosyl)-tetraphosphatase is translated as MATYIVGDIQGCFDELQALLQQVDFNSQVDQLWLAGDLVARGPKSLETLRFVKSLGDSAKCILGNHDLHLLAVNLGYFNAKPKDQTLPILQAPDRQELINWLRQQPLMAEHEEFVMCHAGIAPSWDLATARQSSQEISAILQSDDWAWLIKNMYANQPRVWDANLQGIERYRFIINAFTRMRFCDQQGQLEMECKLPPAKVDTSRLVPWFKVTERIPLNKTVIFGHWAALMGCHDQKANVIGLDTGCVWGEHLSMLRWEDKKMFTQASLQ